From one Vicinamibacterales bacterium genomic stretch:
- a CDS encoding HNH endonuclease signature motif containing protein, with amino-acid sequence MTDKYSIFAELSDDALLNRLSALVAREREATAELVAALVETERRRLYLPMGFSSLFVYCTAVLHLSEHAAYNRIAAARAASRFPAIIDRLGEGSLTLSTIRLLAPVLTSANQTRMLEAAHEKSKREVELLVAAERPRPDVPTLVSAIPSSPGRFVFQFTASCEFHAKLRRAEALMRHTFPDADPAKILERALDLLLASLEKHKLASTERPRALVPQPARTRHIPAAVKREVWKRDNGRCAFVGTSGRCGEEAFLEYHHVVPFADGGSATTGNIELRCRAHNTYEADRIFVPPLE; translated from the coding sequence ATGACTGACAAGTACTCGATATTCGCCGAGTTGAGCGACGACGCACTTCTGAACCGTCTGAGCGCTCTTGTGGCGCGCGAGCGGGAGGCGACGGCCGAACTGGTCGCCGCGCTGGTGGAGACGGAACGGCGCAGGCTGTACCTTCCCATGGGTTTCTCCTCGCTCTTCGTGTACTGCACGGCGGTCCTCCATCTGTCCGAGCACGCCGCCTACAACCGGATCGCAGCGGCCCGTGCGGCTTCTCGCTTCCCTGCCATCATCGACCGGCTTGGCGAAGGGTCGCTTACGCTCTCGACGATTCGGCTGCTCGCACCTGTGCTCACATCGGCCAACCAGACGCGAATGCTGGAGGCGGCGCACGAAAAGAGCAAACGCGAGGTCGAGCTGCTCGTCGCTGCCGAGCGACCGCGGCCTGACGTGCCGACGCTCGTCTCGGCGATCCCCTCGTCGCCGGGTCGTTTCGTCTTTCAGTTCACTGCGTCCTGCGAGTTTCACGCCAAGCTCCGGCGCGCTGAGGCGCTCATGCGCCACACCTTCCCGGATGCCGATCCGGCGAAGATCCTGGAACGGGCGCTCGATCTGTTGTTGGCGTCTCTCGAGAAACACAAGCTGGCCTCAACGGAGCGGCCGCGAGCACTCGTCCCGCAGCCGGCACGCACTCGCCATATCCCCGCAGCCGTCAAACGCGAAGTCTGGAAACGTGACAACGGTCGTTGCGCCTTCGTCGGCACGTCCGGCCGGTGCGGCGAAGAAGCCTTTCTCGAATACCACCACGTCGTCCCCTTCGCCGACGGAGGATCGGCAACGACCGGGAACATCGAGCTGCGGTGCCGGGCCCACAACACCTATGAGGCTGACCGGATCTTCGTGCCCCCGCTGGAGTGA
- a CDS encoding DUF1552 domain-containing protein has product MYLEKRHISRRRVLRGMGATIALPFLDAMVPARTALARTAAAGKTRLACIEQVHGAAGSTQIGLAKHLWSPAAVGRAFDLSPSSLSPLEPFRDYLTIISNTDCKGAEAITTPEIGGDHFRSSAVFLTQMHPKQTEGSDVRVGISMDQMYARRFGQDTPIPSMQLCIENVDQAGGCAYGYACVYTDTISWATPSEPLPMIRDPRAAFDQLFGVGATPAERAANRRTDRSILDWVTAEVARITKGLGPADRRRLDQYLTEVREIERRIQRVESYNSSGEPRDLPGAPMGVPDSFSEHVKLMYDLQAIAFAADITRVFSFKLGRDGSARVYPESGAPLPFHPASHHGENEQRVAQFAQINKYHVGLVPYFLEKLKSIHEGDQTLLDKTLVIYGSPMGNSNTHNHKRCPLFLAGRANGMLKGNLHLKAADGTPMANAMLGMLHGLGLDDMAAFGDSTGVMDLNEVQTPV; this is encoded by the coding sequence ATGTATCTGGAGAAAAGGCACATCTCGCGGCGCCGGGTTCTGCGCGGCATGGGGGCGACGATCGCGCTGCCGTTCCTCGACGCGATGGTGCCGGCGCGCACCGCGCTCGCCAGGACCGCGGCCGCGGGGAAGACGCGGCTGGCGTGCATCGAACAGGTGCACGGCGCCGCCGGCAGCACGCAGATCGGCCTGGCGAAGCACCTGTGGTCGCCGGCGGCGGTCGGGCGCGCCTTCGATCTCTCGCCGAGCAGCCTCTCGCCGCTCGAGCCGTTCCGCGATTACCTGACGATCATCAGCAACACCGACTGCAAGGGGGCGGAAGCGATCACGACGCCGGAGATCGGCGGCGATCACTTCCGCTCGAGCGCGGTGTTCCTGACGCAGATGCACCCGAAGCAGACCGAGGGCTCAGACGTGCGCGTCGGGATCTCGATGGATCAGATGTACGCCAGGCGGTTCGGGCAGGACACCCCGATTCCCTCGATGCAGCTCTGCATCGAGAACGTGGATCAGGCCGGCGGCTGCGCCTACGGCTACGCCTGCGTCTACACCGACACCATCAGCTGGGCGACCCCGAGCGAACCGCTGCCGATGATCAGAGATCCGCGCGCGGCGTTCGATCAGCTGTTCGGCGTCGGCGCGACGCCGGCGGAGCGCGCCGCCAACCGGCGCACCGATCGCAGCATTCTCGACTGGGTCACCGCCGAAGTGGCGCGGATCACGAAGGGGCTCGGCCCGGCGGACCGCCGCCGGCTCGATCAGTACCTCACCGAGGTGCGCGAGATCGAGCGCCGCATTCAGCGCGTCGAGTCCTACAACTCGAGCGGCGAGCCGCGCGATCTGCCGGGGGCGCCGATGGGCGTGCCGGACTCGTTCAGCGAGCACGTCAAGCTGATGTACGACCTGCAGGCGATCGCCTTCGCGGCCGACATCACCCGCGTGTTCTCCTTCAAGCTCGGTCGCGACGGGTCCGCGCGCGTCTATCCGGAGAGCGGCGCGCCGCTGCCGTTCCATCCGGCGTCGCACCACGGCGAGAACGAGCAGCGCGTGGCGCAGTTCGCGCAGATCAACAAGTACCACGTCGGCCTGGTGCCGTACTTCCTCGAGAAGCTGAAGAGCATTCACGAGGGGGATCAGACCCTGCTCGACAAGACCCTCGTGATCTACGGATCGCCGATGGGCAATTCGAACACCCACAACCACAAGCGCTGCCCGCTGTTCCTCGCCGGCCGCGCCAACGGCATGCTGAAGGGGAACCTGCACCTGAAGGCGGCCGACGGCACGCCGATGGCCAACGCGATGCTCGGGATGCTCCACGGCCTCGGCCTCGACGACATGGCGGCGTTCGGCGACAGCACCGGGGTGATGGACCTGAACGAAGTACAGACACCCGTCTGA
- a CDS encoding ankyrin repeat domain-containing protein, with product MRLRGLARAAAFAACAAMSIHVSADGARVADAAMSADVRAVRALLTAGEDVNAAQGDGMTALHWAARRGDLEMVRMLLAAGGHVRAATRLGGYTPLLLASQNGHAEVIEALAAAGADVKTATSAGVTALMLASAAGQVPAVDALIKHGAEVNAAEPTRGETALMFAAANRRADVVRALIAAKADINIATKVVSLRAAPPSPEEEAYLAAVAAGRAGRPSTGSGQGPSTGSAPAPSTNAGQAPGSTPVPAPGGRQAATPAMPAPSGAPAPGAPGQGDAQSSAPANAAQGGRRGGGRGAAAGIAGVSRPYTYAELINGQGGLTALLFAVRQGDAASALALLDAGAPIDQPTGGDGTSPLLLAVINGHFDLAAALLERGANPSLASDNGVTPLYAALNVQWAPRALYPQPRTYLQQKLTYLELMKKLLEKGVDPNVRLTKKVWYQEYNFPLLGVDEIGATPFWRAAYAADVEAMKLLVANGADPNVPTIKPAGRPRTGDAAGRETIEDISGLPPVPIAGPGIPPLQAAAGSGYGEGFAGNSHRTAPGGFLPAVTYLVEELHADVNGRDHEGNTALHHAAARGDVPMIEYLVSKGADVKAVNRAGETTADMANSPVSRIEPYPEAIALLVKLGAKNNGKCKACS from the coding sequence ATGCGATTGAGAGGTCTCGCGCGGGCCGCCGCGTTCGCGGCGTGCGCCGCGATGTCGATCCACGTCTCGGCCGACGGGGCGAGGGTCGCCGACGCGGCGATGAGCGCCGACGTCCGCGCGGTGCGCGCCCTGCTGACCGCCGGCGAGGACGTGAACGCCGCGCAGGGGGACGGCATGACCGCGCTGCACTGGGCGGCGCGGCGCGGCGATCTCGAGATGGTGCGCATGCTGCTCGCCGCCGGCGGACACGTGCGCGCGGCGACGAGGCTCGGCGGCTATACGCCGCTGCTGCTGGCGAGCCAGAACGGGCACGCGGAGGTCATCGAGGCGCTCGCCGCCGCCGGCGCGGACGTGAAGACGGCGACCAGCGCCGGGGTGACCGCGCTGATGCTGGCGAGCGCGGCGGGGCAGGTGCCCGCCGTCGACGCCTTGATCAAGCACGGCGCGGAGGTGAACGCCGCGGAACCGACCCGCGGTGAGACGGCGCTGATGTTCGCCGCCGCGAACCGGCGCGCCGACGTCGTCCGCGCCCTGATCGCGGCGAAGGCGGACATCAACATCGCCACCAAGGTGGTGAGCCTGCGCGCCGCACCGCCAAGTCCCGAGGAGGAAGCGTACCTTGCCGCGGTCGCGGCGGGACGCGCCGGTCGTCCCTCGACAGGCTCGGGGCAGGGCCCCTCGACAGGCTCGGCGCCGGCTCCTTCGACGAACGCAGGCCAGGCGCCCGGATCGACACCGGTGCCGGCGCCGGGAGGCCGCCAGGCGGCGACGCCGGCGATGCCCGCGCCGTCAGGCGCGCCTGCGCCGGGCGCCCCCGGCCAGGGGGACGCGCAGAGCAGCGCACCGGCGAACGCCGCGCAGGGCGGCCGACGCGGCGGCGGCCGCGGCGCAGCCGCCGGCATCGCCGGCGTGTCGCGCCCCTACACCTATGCCGAGTTGATCAACGGCCAGGGCGGGCTCACGGCGCTGTTGTTCGCCGTCCGCCAAGGGGATGCGGCCAGCGCCCTGGCGCTGCTCGACGCCGGCGCGCCGATCGACCAGCCGACGGGCGGCGACGGCACCTCGCCGCTGTTGCTCGCCGTCATCAACGGGCACTTCGATCTCGCGGCGGCGCTGCTCGAGCGCGGCGCCAATCCGTCGCTCGCCAGCGACAACGGCGTGACTCCGCTCTACGCCGCGCTCAACGTGCAGTGGGCGCCGCGCGCGCTCTATCCCCAGCCGCGGACGTACCTGCAGCAGAAGCTGACCTATCTCGAGCTGATGAAGAAGCTGCTGGAGAAGGGCGTCGATCCCAACGTCCGTCTCACCAAGAAGGTCTGGTACCAGGAATACAACTTCCCGCTGCTCGGCGTCGACGAGATCGGCGCGACGCCGTTCTGGCGCGCCGCGTATGCCGCCGACGTCGAGGCGATGAAGCTGCTCGTCGCAAACGGCGCGGATCCGAACGTCCCCACGATCAAGCCGGCCGGCCGGCCGCGCACCGGCGACGCCGCCGGCCGCGAGACGATCGAAGACATCTCCGGGCTGCCGCCGGTCCCGATTGCCGGCCCGGGCATTCCGCCGCTGCAGGCAGCCGCGGGGTCGGGCTATGGCGAGGGGTTCGCCGGCAACTCGCATCGCACCGCGCCCGGCGGGTTCCTGCCGGCGGTGACGTATCTCGTCGAGGAGCTGCACGCCGACGTCAACGGCCGCGACCACGAAGGCAACACGGCGCTGCACCATGCCGCGGCCCGCGGCGACGTGCCGATGATCGAGTACCTGGTGTCGAAAGGGGCCGACGTGAAGGCGGTGAACCGCGCCGGCGAAACCACCGCCGACATGGCGAACAGTCCGGTCTCGCGCATCGAGCCGTATCCCGAGGCGATCGCGCTCCTGGTGAAGCTGGGTGCGAAGAACAACGGCAAGTGCAAGGCGTGTAGCTGA